The Thermodesulfobacteriota bacterium genome includes a region encoding these proteins:
- the vorB gene encoding 3-methyl-2-oxobutanoate dehydrogenase subunit VorB: MRKTEAVYNRKLVKGNEAIALGAIAAGCRFYAGYPITPQNEIPEFMAGRMPAVGGTFIQAESEIAAISMVMGAAATGARAMTSSSSPGISLKQEAISYMAGSEIPCVVVNVCRSGPGLGGISASQGDYFQATRGGGHGDYRTFVLAPHSVQESYDLTMLAFDIADRYRTPVLVLSDAVLGQMKEPVYLRGYKGREIRKPWALTGAKGRKARYLKSLYLNEGELTARNWKLFRKYRRMEKEIRYEMYLTEDAEAIVVAFGCAARILKTSIQMARTKGMRVGMFRPISLFPFPSQALAAISNRVNRFLVCELNTGQMVEDVRLAVKPGATVESCLCPGYIPTPNELFREIKKRYLASNP, translated from the coding sequence ATGCGGAAGACAGAAGCGGTTTATAACCGGAAGCTGGTTAAGGGGAATGAGGCCATTGCCCTGGGAGCTATTGCGGCCGGATGTCGTTTTTATGCCGGCTACCCGATTACCCCGCAGAACGAAATCCCGGAATTCATGGCCGGCCGGATGCCTGCCGTGGGCGGGACGTTCATTCAGGCGGAGAGTGAGATAGCGGCTATCAGTATGGTGATGGGGGCTGCCGCCACAGGGGCAAGGGCCATGACCTCTTCTTCCAGCCCGGGCATATCTCTGAAGCAGGAGGCCATCTCCTATATGGCCGGGTCAGAGATCCCGTGTGTGGTGGTCAATGTATGCCGTAGCGGTCCGGGGTTAGGCGGGATAAGCGCCTCCCAGGGTGACTATTTTCAGGCCACCCGGGGCGGCGGCCACGGCGACTATCGCACCTTTGTCCTGGCGCCCCATTCTGTGCAGGAGAGTTATGACCTGACTATGCTGGCCTTTGATATTGCGGACCGGTACCGGACACCGGTTCTGGTTTTAAGCGATGCAGTCCTGGGACAGATGAAAGAGCCTGTTTATCTCCGGGGTTATAAGGGGCGGGAGATAAGGAAACCCTGGGCGCTTACCGGCGCAAAGGGACGCAAGGCCCGGTATCTGAAAAGTCTTTATTTAAACGAAGGTGAACTCACGGCGCGCAACTGGAAACTTTTCAGGAAATACAGACGTATGGAGAAGGAAATTCGTTACGAAATGTACCTTACAGAGGATGCCGAGGCCATAGTCGTGGCCTTTGGGTGCGCAGCCAGAATTCTCAAGACCTCCATACAGATGGCCCGCACGAAAGGGATGCGGGTCGGGATGTTTCGTCCCATAAGCCTTTTCCCGTTTCCTTCGCAGGCGCTCGCCGCTATCTCGAACCGGGTGAACCGGTTCCTGGTTTGTGAATTGAATACCGGCCAGATGGTTGAGGACGTGCGCCTGGCGGTTAAGCCGGGCGCCACTGTGGAGTCCTGTCTATGTCCAGGTTATATCCCGACCCCGAATGAGCTTTTCAGAGAAATTAAGAAAAGGTATTTAGCCAGCAATCCTTAA
- a CDS encoding 2-oxoacid:acceptor oxidoreductase family protein, whose amino-acid sequence MYFDVIISGFGGQGILFMGNLLAHAAMLEGKNVTYMPAYGPEMRGGAANCTVVVADEEIGSPVIYHPHTAIVMNRPSLYKFGPRVLRGGLLVVNSSLVDPAEVVYKGINLLFIPANDLAREAGDDRLGNMAALGALITKTGVVRLQSLVDALSEIIQERYRDLLPVNIGCLEKGAAYVRNLKSQI is encoded by the coding sequence ATGTATTTTGACGTGATCATATCCGGATTCGGCGGGCAGGGCATACTGTTTATGGGCAATCTTCTGGCCCATGCCGCTATGCTCGAAGGGAAAAATGTGACCTATATGCCTGCTTATGGGCCGGAGATGCGGGGAGGTGCGGCTAATTGTACGGTGGTAGTGGCGGATGAGGAAATCGGCTCTCCGGTGATTTATCACCCGCATACCGCCATCGTCATGAACAGGCCCTCTCTATATAAATTCGGCCCGCGCGTCCTGCGCGGCGGTTTGCTGGTGGTCAACTCTTCTCTTGTTGATCCTGCGGAGGTTGTCTATAAGGGCATCAACCTGTTGTTTATCCCGGCCAATGACCTGGCCCGGGAGGCCGGGGATGATCGTCTGGGAAACATGGCGGCCCTGGGGGCATTGATAACAAAGACCGGGGTTGTGCGCTTACAGAGCCTTGTTGATGCGTTGTCAGAGATTATACAGGAAAGGTATCGTGACCTGCTGCCGGTAAACATCGGGTGTCTGGAAAAGGGCGCGGCCTACGTAAGAAATCTCAAATCTCAAATTTGA
- the fabD gene encoding ACP S-malonyltransferase yields the protein MKKTAFLFPGQGSQYVGMGRDLYLKRSEVKKIFDTASAITGLDLASLCFDGPLERLTETVNVQPAITAVNLSCLAVLQENGLAPDLVAGHSLGEYSALYAAGVIGLADAFRLVAERGRLMQQEAEKNPGGMIAVIGLDIDVIKGLVEDFQGTGVGVVSIANHNTHEQIVLTGQKEALNKLSAKVSAGGGKAIPLKVSGPWHSPLLKDAVNDYKEFMKGITFHNPSVPVLFNVTADFAEEPGEIRKIMSRQICSPVLWYDIMQKMLAGGVSIFVEAGPKKVLSGLLKKTLPADDRFEIYQADDLEGLLAVAERLAGNRKLIADS from the coding sequence GTGAAAAAAACGGCTTTTTTATTCCCCGGCCAGGGGTCTCAGTACGTGGGTATGGGGAGGGATCTGTATCTGAAAAGGTCAGAGGTAAAGAAGATTTTTGACACAGCCTCTGCCATTACCGGCCTTGATCTGGCCTCTCTCTGTTTTGACGGCCCCTTAGAAAGATTGACGGAGACGGTCAACGTCCAGCCGGCCATTACCGCCGTTAATCTCTCCTGCCTGGCTGTGTTACAGGAAAATGGACTGGCCCCGGATCTGGTGGCCGGACATAGCCTTGGAGAATATTCGGCGCTCTATGCCGCAGGGGTTATAGGTCTGGCGGATGCTTTTCGCCTGGTAGCGGAGAGGGGCAGACTAATGCAGCAGGAGGCGGAAAAGAATCCCGGAGGCATGATAGCGGTTATTGGCTTGGATATAGATGTCATAAAAGGATTGGTTGAAGATTTCCAGGGAACAGGCGTGGGCGTGGTTTCTATTGCCAACCACAATACACATGAGCAGATCGTGCTTACGGGACAGAAAGAGGCGTTAAATAAATTGTCGGCTAAGGTGAGCGCCGGCGGCGGGAAGGCCATCCCCTTAAAGGTCAGCGGGCCCTGGCATAGTCCCCTTTTAAAAGATGCAGTCAATGATTACAAGGAATTTATGAAAGGGATCACGTTCCATAATCCCTCTGTCCCTGTATTGTTCAATGTCACCGCCGATTTTGCGGAAGAGCCGGGAGAGATCCGTAAGATCATGTCCCGGCAGATATGTTCACCCGTACTCTGGTATGATATAATGCAAAAGATGCTGGCCGGGGGTGTCTCTATTTTCGTTGAGGCCGGCCCTAAAAAGGTTTTATCCGGTTTATTGAAAAAGACCTTGCCGGCGGATGATCGCTTCGAAATCTATCAGGCCGACGATCTGGAAGGCCTTTTGGCTGTTGCTGAAAGGTTAGCCGGAAATCGAAAGCTCATAGCTGATAGCTGA
- a CDS encoding ferredoxin family protein, whose product MPKLVLYKDRCKGCALCTLACPKHLLEISTEINRQGYYVISLAAPGKCNGCGLCAEMCPDMAIEVWR is encoded by the coding sequence ATGCCAAAACTAGTCCTGTATAAAGACCGGTGTAAAGGATGCGCCCTTTGCACCCTGGCCTGCCCCAAACACCTCCTTGAGATCAGCACGGAGATCAATAGACAGGGATATTATGTAATTTCTCTGGCCGCGCCCGGGAAATGCAATGGCTGCGGCCTGTGTGCGGAGATGTGCCCGGATATGGCGATAGAGGTCTGGCGTTAA
- a CDS encoding thiamine pyrophosphate-dependent enzyme, producing MKPVFKRPKSLYDVPFHYCPGCHHGIAHRLIAEAIDALGIQERVVAVASIGCSVFLYDYFAVDVLEAPHGRAPAVGTGIKRARPESMVFTYQGDGDLAAIGLAETIHAANRGEQLAVFFINNTIYGMTGGQMAPTTLPGQKTTTTPSGRRVIGEGAPIKMAEMIAALKPPAFVARVAVNNPKSILQARKAVQKAFRIQVEGKGYAFVEFLSACPTNWKMTPCEANRHVSEALIPEFPLGVFKGDL from the coding sequence ATGAAGCCGGTATTTAAGAGACCAAAAAGCCTTTATGACGTCCCTTTTCATTATTGCCCCGGGTGCCATCACGGCATAGCCCATCGTCTGATCGCCGAGGCTATAGATGCTTTGGGCATTCAGGAACGGGTTGTTGCCGTGGCTTCTATCGGCTGTTCGGTCTTTCTTTATGATTATTTTGCCGTTGATGTGCTGGAGGCCCCCCATGGCCGGGCCCCGGCAGTGGGTACCGGCATAAAGAGGGCGCGGCCCGAAAGCATGGTCTTTACCTATCAGGGCGATGGGGACCTGGCCGCCATTGGTTTGGCAGAGACTATCCATGCCGCTAACCGGGGAGAACAGTTGGCGGTATTTTTTATCAATAACACCATCTATGGGATGACCGGGGGACAGATGGCCCCTACCACCTTGCCCGGACAGAAGACTACGACGACGCCTTCAGGCCGCCGGGTGATTGGTGAAGGGGCTCCCATTAAGATGGCCGAGATGATTGCGGCGCTGAAGCCTCCGGCCTTTGTGGCCAGAGTGGCCGTTAACAATCCCAAAAGTATTCTCCAGGCCAGGAAGGCGGTTCAAAAGGCCTTCCGCATCCAGGTGGAAGGGAAGGGCTATGCCTTTGTCGAATTCCTGTCTGCCTGTCCGACCAACTGGAAGATGACCCCGTGCGAGGCCAATCGCCATGTAAGTGAGGCGCTGATTCCGGAATTTCCGCTGGGGGTGTTTAAAGGCGACTTATAA
- the gcvH gene encoding glycine cleavage system protein GcvH, whose translation MLILEDLKYTEEHIWARHDGNKKITIGITDYAQKKFGDVVYIELPEEGEEVINDEPFGSIESSESVSDLYAPLNGEVIEINEERIDSPEIINDDPYEEGWLIRIKVPSLKEYNELMSADEYREYVQQEEMEEEEELEEEEAEAD comes from the coding sequence ATGCTTATTTTGGAAGATCTCAAATATACTGAAGAACATATATGGGCCAGACATGATGGGAATAAAAAGATTACCATAGGCATTACTGATTATGCGCAGAAGAAATTTGGTGATGTTGTTTATATTGAATTGCCGGAGGAAGGGGAAGAGGTCATTAACGATGAGCCGTTCGGCAGTATAGAATCTTCTGAATCTGTTTCCGATTTGTATGCTCCTTTGAACGGAGAGGTAATCGAAATTAATGAAGAGCGCATCGATTCCCCGGAGATAATCAATGATGACCCTTATGAAGAAGGCTGGCTTATACGTATAAAGGTTCCTTCCCTTAAGGAATATAATGAGCTTATGAGTGCGGACGAGTACAGGGAATATGTGCAGCAGGAGGAGATGGAGGAGGAAGAGGAGTTAGAGGAAGAGGAAGCAGAAGCAGATTAG